Genomic window (Streptomyces sp. LX-29):
GGGGCGAGCACCGCTGGTTCGGCGGGATCGCCGCGACGGCGCCGGACGACGTCTGGGCCGTGGGCGGCTCCGTCACCCGGGGCCGGGAACGACCCTTCGCGGCGCACTGGGACGGCCGTGCGTGGACCGCCGTCGCCACGCCGGCCGTGCCCGACGGCCGGCTGCGGGCGGTCGGACAGGGCGGCGACGGCACCCTGTGGGCGGTGGGTGGCAAGGGCGCGGTCTCCGTCGCGCTGTGCTGGGACGCCACCCGACGGCGCTGGTCGCGGGCGGCCGACCCCGCCGTGGTGGTGCGCGGCGCGTCGACGGTGCCCCGTGGGGGCGGGCTGTGGGCCGTGGGGGTCGCCGAGCGGGGCGACCTGGTGCCGGTGGCGACCCGTTTGGCCGGCTGAGGTCCGTGGGGGCGGCGCCTCGGGTACGGTCTGCGGCCCCCTCGACGGGAGGGCGGCCAGGGCCCGGCCCCGCTCGCTGCCCGTGAGGGCGACCACGGTGCGTGAGCTATGTTGAGCGGGAGCGGGACGATAAGGAGGCACACCGGTGCCATCAGGGCAGCAGGCACGCGCGCAGGCGTCCGCGATCACGCCGGGCAGGCGGGCTCCGGGGGGCGAACCGGCCCCCGCGGACAAGGTGCGTGCTTTGTTCGGCGGCCACCGGCTGTCCCCCGCACAACGGCGCATCGCCCAGTACATCACCGACCACCTCACCGAGGCCGCGTTCCTGTCGATCACGGATCTCGCGGATCGGGTGGGGGTGAGCCAGCCGTCGGTGACCCGCTTCGCCTCCTCGCTGGGCTTCAGCGGCTACCCCGCGCTCCGGGAGGCCCTGCAGCCCATCGCCCTGAGCGCGGTCGCCGGCTCCCCGGACACCCGGGAGGAGGACCGCCGCAACGAGCTGCAGGCGGCCGTCGACGCCGAGATCGCCAACCTGGAGAGCCTGCGCCGGGTCTTCGCCGACGCCGACCAGGTGCTCGACATCGGCCGGGAACTCGCCCGGTCGGTGCCGCTGACCATCCTGGGCCTGCGGATCTCCGTCTCGCTGGCCGAGTACTTCGCCTACGCGGCCAAGCGGATCCATCCCGACGTGCGTCTGGTCTCCCGGGGCGGCAGTGTGGCCTACGACGCCCTGCTCCAGTCGCGGGAGGCGGGCGGGACCTGGGTCCTGGCCTTCGCCATGCCCCGGCACTCCAACGAGCTGCTGTCGGCGATGCGGGCCGCCCGTCGCACGGGCCTGCGCGTCGCGCTGATCACGGACCTGACGCTGGGGCCGCTGGTGGAGGAGGCCGATGTGGCGCTCACCGCGGGCACCGGTTCGCGCCTCGTCTTCGACTCCTACGCGGCCCCCGGGGTGCTCTCCGCGGCCATCCTGCAGGCGATGGCGGACGCCGAGCCTGAGCGCACCCAGCTCCGGTTGGAGAAGTACGAGCAGGCCGCGGAGCAGCACGACTTCTTCCTGGAGTACTGAGGCGTCCGCCGTCGCCGGTCAGGACCGCCCGCCTTCCCCGGCGGTGCTCCGGGGTGCCTCCCGGCGTTTCCCCCCGAGTGGTTTCCTCCCCGGCGTTCTCCCAGGGGTGCCACACTCGAGTGAGCAAGGGTTTTCACGCACTCCGACATGTATGAAATTTTTCATGCCCTTGCTTACTTGGCAGTATGTATATTTACTGCCTGTGGCACCCCAGGGACGGCACCCTCCTCAGTCGGCCCGATGGTGTTTCATTCGGGCAGTCCGCCCCCTTCGGATGCCCCCGGCGGCCCCGGTCAACCCCTGGGCCGGGGTCGCCGGCACGTGTCACCCGGTTCGCCGGGTCACCG
Coding sequences:
- a CDS encoding MurR/RpiR family transcriptional regulator, with product MPSGQQARAQASAITPGRRAPGGEPAPADKVRALFGGHRLSPAQRRIAQYITDHLTEAAFLSITDLADRVGVSQPSVTRFASSLGFSGYPALREALQPIALSAVAGSPDTREEDRRNELQAAVDAEIANLESLRRVFADADQVLDIGRELARSVPLTILGLRISVSLAEYFAYAAKRIHPDVRLVSRGGSVAYDALLQSREAGGTWVLAFAMPRHSNELLSAMRAARRTGLRVALITDLTLGPLVEEADVALTAGTGSRLVFDSYAAPGVLSAAILQAMADAEPERTQLRLEKYEQAAEQHDFFLEY